The following coding sequences lie in one Alicyclobacillus curvatus genomic window:
- a CDS encoding Na/Pi cotransporter family protein, which translates to MWLNLMIVALSLVAFLGGLKVMRQGLEGMGKGRLHMVLQQFVSTPTRGIFTGLIVTALLQSSAAVTAISVGFVASGTMVFRDAVGVVLGSNVGSTITPQLLTLDLRTIALPCLLAGIIGFASGRPRLFYPSMALTGFATIFLALQVMPMGLHPLAHTPVFRSVLQAAGSHPLMAVLAGMLTSAMLQSSTATTVFTMALVSQSAIPLTGGISIVLGANIGTCLTSVIAAIGQSRAAQRVALAHVLLNVGGAALALPFLGLYSHWMVMLSPHPAQQIANAHTIFNVICTALVWPFTRQFSTLVERLLPGEVRA; encoded by the coding sequence ATGTGGCTAAATCTAATGATTGTTGCACTGTCACTAGTTGCCTTTCTTGGCGGACTAAAGGTAATGCGACAGGGCCTTGAAGGGATGGGCAAAGGGCGCCTGCATATGGTCTTGCAACAGTTCGTCAGCACACCCACACGCGGGATTTTCACCGGTCTGATTGTCACAGCACTGTTGCAAAGCAGTGCTGCCGTGACAGCCATCAGCGTCGGATTTGTCGCGAGCGGAACCATGGTCTTCCGCGATGCTGTCGGGGTGGTACTGGGGTCGAATGTCGGATCGACCATTACGCCGCAGCTACTAACGCTTGATTTGCGGACGATCGCGCTGCCATGCCTGCTCGCCGGCATCATCGGCTTCGCGAGCGGCAGACCTAGGCTGTTCTACCCAAGCATGGCACTGACAGGATTTGCAACCATCTTCCTCGCACTGCAGGTGATGCCGATGGGCCTGCACCCCTTGGCACACACGCCGGTGTTTCGCAGTGTTTTGCAAGCGGCCGGATCGCACCCCTTGATGGCCGTCCTCGCGGGCATGTTGACAAGTGCCATGCTACAATCCAGCACGGCAACGACAGTATTTACCATGGCACTGGTATCGCAGTCCGCCATCCCTCTGACAGGCGGCATCAGCATTGTGCTGGGGGCAAACATCGGCACCTGTTTGACATCCGTTATTGCTGCCATAGGCCAATCACGGGCCGCACAGCGCGTTGCGCTCGCACATGTATTGCTCAATGTCGGCGGCGCTGCCCTGGCTCTCCCATTCTTAGGGTTGTACAGTCACTGGATGGTCATGTTAAGCCCGCACCCAGCGCAACAAATTGCCAATGCGCACACCATTTTCAACGTCATTTGTACCGCCCTGGTGTGGCCGTTCACCCGGCAATTTTCGACACTGGTGGAGCGTCTGCTGCCTGGTGAAGTTCGCGCATAA
- a CDS encoding 50S ribosomal protein L11 methyltransferase, which yields MKWLEVSCRVPQEASEALCAVILDWPEVQGLAVEGAIDKTPPHPEYGEWLDDSLLQTDTVVVRFYLPEPATVEDAVSRTKAALALVRRSGLDIKEAFEDISCLVLDEDSWASAWKEDYHPIPVGQRLIIVPEWEFGDLTPTALASRIPIVLEPGMAFGTGTHQTTQLCLEILEEVVGEGDRVLDVGCGTAILSIAAAKLGALEVLAMDIDPVAVSTARDNVAKNDVSHRISVMNGNLLEPRDSDVTPVVTELGIVTPLKDAYLSPDELDRLPAWDVVVANILRDIIILHLPIIRRCLRPDGKLLVSGFVEEQVEKVTTAMEKNGFRIANRRDKDDWVVLVAELAS from the coding sequence ATGAAGTGGCTAGAGGTATCGTGTCGAGTCCCGCAAGAGGCAAGTGAGGCGTTGTGTGCAGTCATCCTCGACTGGCCGGAAGTTCAGGGGCTGGCGGTGGAAGGGGCAATTGATAAGACTCCACCTCACCCGGAATACGGCGAATGGCTGGATGACAGTCTCTTGCAAACGGACACGGTGGTCGTGCGTTTCTACCTCCCGGAACCCGCGACAGTGGAAGACGCAGTATCCCGGACAAAAGCAGCGCTTGCCCTTGTCCGCAGGTCGGGTCTCGATATCAAGGAGGCTTTTGAGGACATCTCCTGTCTGGTGCTGGATGAAGATAGTTGGGCGTCTGCATGGAAAGAGGATTATCACCCGATTCCCGTCGGACAGCGGCTCATCATTGTTCCAGAGTGGGAGTTTGGGGACCTCACACCCACAGCGCTCGCCAGTCGCATACCGATTGTGCTTGAGCCTGGTATGGCTTTTGGCACCGGCACTCACCAGACGACACAGCTGTGCCTTGAAATTCTTGAAGAGGTCGTCGGTGAAGGAGACCGCGTCCTCGATGTGGGTTGCGGAACTGCCATTTTGTCGATTGCTGCGGCAAAACTTGGCGCTTTGGAAGTGCTGGCGATGGATATCGATCCGGTGGCTGTATCCACAGCCCGCGACAATGTCGCGAAAAATGACGTCTCGCACCGCATCTCTGTCATGAACGGAAACCTGCTTGAGCCGCGCGACAGCGACGTGACCCCCGTGGTGACAGAACTGGGCATTGTGACTCCGTTGAAAGATGCGTATTTGTCACCAGACGAGTTGGACCGATTGCCTGCGTGGGACGTCGTCGTCGCGAACATTCTTCGCGACATCATCATTCTCCATCTACCGATAATCCGCAGATGCCTTCGTCCGGATGGAAAGTTGCTGGTTTCGGGTTTCGTCGAAGAACAAGTCGAAAAAGTGACGACGGCTATGGAAAAAAACGGATTTCGCATTGCGAACCGCAGAGACAAGGATGACTGGGTGGTCCTTGTGGCGGAGTTGGCTTCATGA
- a CDS encoding 30S ribosomal protein S21 — MSEIKVRKNESLESALRRFKKATARDGVLAEAKKRRHYEKPSVARKKKSEAARKKRSKY; from the coding sequence ATGTCCGAAATTAAGGTTCGCAAGAACGAATCTTTGGAAAGCGCACTCCGACGCTTTAAGAAAGCGACCGCTCGTGATGGTGTCCTGGCCGAGGCCAAGAAGCGTCGCCACTACGAGAAGCCCAGCGTTGCCCGGAAGAAGAAGTCCGAGGCTGCACGGAAGAAGCGCAGCAAGTACTAA
- the grpE gene encoding nucleotide exchange factor GrpE, which produces MVEEQESTTSHTSVTEDGPDTETRNTAQKPSAEDDIFSAGSSEDGSTEGSADAASSQIGGSHGESERESVLAEKLNETEAKLLRTLADFDNFRRRTRQEHEDLQKFAAKKVLEGLLPVVDNFERALAAFENKDADEDIKTGIEMVYRQLQNVLVGQGVAAMEAVGQPFDPLVHEAVMQESVDGQAAGIVLQELQKGYMLHDKVLRPAMVKVSV; this is translated from the coding sequence ATCGTCGAAGAACAGGAATCTACAACCAGTCATACGAGTGTAACGGAAGACGGCCCGGATACCGAGACAAGGAATACAGCACAGAAGCCTTCGGCCGAGGATGATATTTTTTCAGCGGGATCTTCCGAAGACGGCAGTACGGAGGGCAGCGCTGACGCCGCGTCGTCACAAATCGGCGGTTCACATGGAGAATCCGAGCGTGAATCTGTGCTTGCCGAGAAGTTGAACGAAACCGAAGCGAAGCTGTTACGCACGCTTGCTGATTTCGACAACTTCAGGCGCCGTACACGTCAGGAACACGAGGACCTGCAGAAGTTTGCTGCAAAGAAGGTGCTCGAAGGGTTGCTTCCGGTTGTGGACAACTTTGAACGGGCACTCGCGGCATTCGAAAATAAAGATGCCGATGAAGACATTAAAACAGGCATCGAAATGGTCTACCGTCAGTTGCAGAATGTGCTAGTTGGACAGGGTGTTGCCGCGATGGAAGCGGTGGGTCAACCGTTCGATCCGTTGGTCCATGAAGCAGTCATGCAGGAATCGGTGGATGGGCAGGCTGCTGGCATTGTGCTGCAAGAACTGCAAAAAGGGTACATGTTGCATGACAAGGTTCTGCGTCCTGCCATGGTGAAAGTCAGCGTTTAA
- a CDS encoding RsmE family RNA methyltransferase: METWLRTVAPGLVLLLDEEEQAEALAAALRSYAARESLEQDSTAKDGAAGKDRPEKGAADQDGTDKDRLDKDRPDKDSADTKTNAWPRPVVVCVGPEGGWDDSERQSFVQRVGAVPVTLGPRILRTETAGLVGATAVFYHFHALGG, from the coding sequence CTGGAAACGTGGCTCCGAACAGTTGCACCTGGCCTCGTTTTGCTTTTAGATGAAGAGGAGCAGGCGGAGGCGCTGGCGGCTGCGCTCAGGTCGTACGCCGCTAGAGAAAGCCTCGAACAGGACAGCACTGCTAAGGACGGTGCCGCCGGTAAGGACAGGCCTGAAAAGGGCGCGGCGGACCAGGACGGCACCGATAAGGACAGGCTCGATAAGGACAGGCCCGATAAGGACAGCGCCGACACGAAAACCAACGCGTGGCCGCGCCCTGTCGTGGTGTGCGTCGGGCCTGAGGGCGGTTGGGATGATTCCGAGCGACAAAGCTTTGTGCAGCGCGTTGGCGCAGTGCCTGTTACTCTTGGACCGCGGATTCTGCGGACCGAAACAGCGGGTCTCGTTGGGGCGACTGCTGTGTTCTATCACTTTCACGCACTGGGGGGCTGA
- the mtaB gene encoding tRNA (N(6)-L-threonylcarbamoyladenosine(37)-C(2))-methylthiotransferase MtaB yields the protein MPTVAFHTLGCKVNFYDTEAIWRRFQAAGYEQVPFEDNADVYVINTCTVTNTGDKKSRQMIRRAVRTNPDAVVAVTGCYAQMAPDEIAAINGVDLVVGNDRKTKIVDLVEDIWQEQNPQWGDGSLRQTREVGNILKARDFEEMDVPYFEDRTRANLKIQDGCNNFCTFCIIPYARGLIRSRKPEKVVAQARKLAKAGYREIILTGIHTGGYGADLNGYRLAHLLNHLEQIEELHRIRISSIEASEIDDELIAVLGNSHKVCRHLHIPLQAGHNQVLRKMNRHYTVEEYAAKLQKLREALPGLAVTSDVIVGFPGETDEFFDDTETLIQQLEFSQLHVFPYSPRKGTPAAKFQNQVPNATKEERTQRLIELSNHLVERYAVQWLHQSVEVIPEEPYHLSDNAANRGQGPSGRPGFWLMGHTDTYLKVAFPVPPGVEPEQLMGEVCEVQLTDCTSTFQYGEFVRQVTTGDVMPMTGMDIVL from the coding sequence GTGCCAACGGTGGCGTTTCACACACTTGGATGCAAGGTCAATTTTTACGACACCGAAGCCATCTGGCGAAGGTTTCAGGCGGCAGGCTATGAGCAAGTCCCGTTTGAAGACAACGCGGATGTGTATGTCATCAACACCTGTACGGTTACGAATACCGGAGATAAAAAATCGCGCCAGATGATTCGTCGGGCGGTGCGTACGAACCCCGATGCGGTGGTCGCCGTGACGGGATGTTACGCGCAGATGGCGCCGGACGAAATCGCCGCCATTAACGGGGTCGACCTCGTCGTCGGCAACGATCGGAAGACGAAGATTGTCGATCTCGTTGAAGACATCTGGCAAGAGCAAAACCCTCAGTGGGGAGACGGCAGTCTTCGTCAAACACGCGAGGTTGGGAACATCCTCAAAGCGCGTGATTTTGAGGAGATGGACGTTCCGTATTTCGAGGACCGGACGCGTGCCAACTTGAAGATCCAAGACGGGTGCAACAACTTTTGCACGTTTTGCATCATCCCTTACGCCCGCGGTCTCATTCGCAGCCGCAAGCCGGAGAAAGTCGTGGCCCAGGCACGAAAGTTGGCCAAAGCGGGCTATCGCGAGATCATCTTGACGGGCATTCACACAGGGGGCTATGGAGCTGACCTAAACGGGTATCGGTTGGCGCATCTGCTGAACCATCTCGAGCAAATTGAAGAACTCCACCGCATCCGCATCAGCTCGATTGAGGCGAGCGAGATCGACGATGAGCTGATTGCAGTGCTTGGCAATTCGCACAAGGTTTGTCGGCACTTGCACATTCCGCTGCAGGCTGGCCATAACCAGGTGCTCCGCAAGATGAATCGACACTACACGGTTGAGGAATACGCTGCGAAGCTTCAGAAGCTGCGGGAAGCTTTGCCTGGCCTTGCTGTGACGAGTGACGTCATTGTCGGATTTCCCGGCGAGACCGACGAATTTTTCGACGACACCGAAACGCTGATTCAGCAACTCGAGTTTTCGCAGTTGCACGTGTTCCCGTATTCGCCGCGCAAAGGGACCCCGGCGGCAAAGTTTCAAAACCAGGTACCAAATGCGACCAAAGAGGAACGAACGCAGCGTTTGATTGAACTCTCCAACCACTTAGTGGAGCGTTACGCGGTGCAGTGGTTGCATCAATCGGTGGAAGTGATTCCCGAAGAGCCGTATCACCTGTCAGATAATGCGGCGAACCGTGGTCAGGGACCATCGGGGAGACCTGGCTTCTGGCTGATGGGGCATACGGACACGTATCTCAAAGTCGCGTTTCCGGTGCCTCCGGGTGTAGAACCGGAGCAATTGATGGGGGAAGTCTGTGAAGTGCAGCTAACTGACTGCACGAGTACGTTCCAATACGGGGAGTTTGTTCGACAAGTGACCACCGGAGATGTCATGCCAATGACCGGCATGGACATCGTCTTGTAA
- the dnaJ gene encoding molecular chaperone DnaJ translates to MSKRDYYEVLGVEKSASPDEIKRAYRKLARQYHPDVNKEDPNAEDKFKEVKEAYEILSDEGKRARYDQYGHQDPTQGMGGGFDGAGFGDFGGFGDIFDMFFGGNGGRRGPQRGADLEYELAIGFEEAAFGTEEEIEIPRTETCSTCSGSGAKPGTKVETCSVCHGTGEQQTTVNTPFGRMVNRKVCSACRGSGKNISVPCSECHGAGRRRVRRAVKVKVPAGVDTGTTLRIPGAGESSPSGGQPGDLHIVIRVRPHDIFEREGTNVYVSYPLTFVQAALGDEVEVPTLDGAVKLRIPEGTQTGTSFRLRGKGIVRLGSTVRGDQHVRVQVITPTHLTDKQRDLLRELGRELGEHTSEQTRTFIERMKSAILGDS, encoded by the coding sequence TTGAGCAAGCGGGACTACTACGAGGTATTGGGTGTCGAAAAATCAGCGTCCCCGGATGAAATAAAGCGGGCCTACCGAAAACTCGCCCGACAGTATCATCCGGACGTCAATAAGGAAGACCCGAACGCTGAAGACAAGTTTAAAGAGGTCAAAGAAGCCTACGAAATCCTGTCTGATGAGGGTAAGCGCGCCCGCTACGACCAATACGGTCACCAAGACCCAACGCAGGGGATGGGCGGCGGGTTCGATGGTGCTGGATTTGGTGACTTTGGCGGATTTGGTGACATCTTTGACATGTTTTTCGGGGGCAACGGAGGGCGTCGTGGACCTCAACGCGGAGCCGATCTCGAGTACGAACTGGCAATCGGCTTCGAAGAGGCCGCATTTGGGACGGAAGAGGAGATAGAGATCCCGAGGACAGAAACCTGTTCAACGTGCAGCGGCAGCGGTGCGAAGCCTGGCACCAAAGTGGAGACCTGCTCGGTCTGTCACGGCACAGGCGAGCAACAGACAACGGTGAACACCCCGTTTGGCCGCATGGTGAACCGCAAAGTGTGTTCGGCCTGTCGGGGAAGCGGCAAGAACATCTCGGTTCCTTGCTCGGAATGTCATGGCGCGGGCCGCAGGCGTGTGCGCCGCGCGGTCAAGGTCAAAGTACCGGCTGGTGTGGACACCGGAACAACACTGCGGATTCCGGGTGCCGGTGAGTCCAGTCCGAGCGGCGGACAACCGGGCGACCTGCATATTGTCATCCGCGTGCGACCTCATGACATCTTTGAGCGCGAAGGCACCAATGTGTATGTCAGCTATCCGCTCACCTTTGTCCAGGCGGCTCTCGGCGATGAGGTCGAAGTACCAACTCTTGACGGTGCTGTCAAGTTGCGCATCCCTGAAGGTACGCAGACGGGTACGTCGTTTCGACTGCGGGGCAAGGGAATTGTTCGACTTGGGTCCACTGTGCGAGGCGACCAACATGTCCGGGTACAGGTCATTACGCCCACACACCTTACAGACAAGCAGCGGGACTTGCTTCGTGAATTGGGTCGCGAACTCGGGGAACATACGAGTGAGCAGACGAGGACATTCATCGAACGCATGAAAAGCGCCATTCTTGGCGACAGCTGA
- the dnaK gene encoding molecular chaperone DnaK, translating into MPKVIGIDLGTTNSCVAVMEGGEAVVIPNSEGNRTTPSVVGFAKDSAERLVGDVAKRQAITNPDRTVISIKRHMGTSHKESIDDKAYSPQEISAMILQKLKADAEAFLGERVTQAVITVPAYFSDSQRQATKDAGKIAGLDVLRIVNEPTAAALAYGLDKEGEHTILVFDLGGGTFDVSILELGDGVFEVKATSGNNHLGGDDFDQRVMDYLADSFKKDTGIDLRNDRMAVQRLKDAAEKAKKELSSTLTTTISLPFISADATGPKHLEVSLTRAKFEELTNDLVESTLGPTRQALSDAGLNASQIDRVILVGGSTRIPAVQEAIKKLIGKEASKGVNPDEVVAVGAAIQAGVLTGDVKDVVLLDVTPLSLGIETMGGVFTRLIDRNTTIPTSKSQVFSTAADNQTSVEIHVLQGEREMAAGNKTLGRFTLGDIPPAPRGVPQIEVSFDLDANGIVNVSAKDLGTGKSQRITITSSSGLGKDEIDRMMKEAELNAEEDKKRREQVEIRNQADQLLYQTEKTLKDLGDKVDSELKQEAEDKQKALREVLSGSDTDAIKKSSDELTEVLHKLSTKLYEQAAGAEGANPGADSGAKKDDNVVDADYNEVNDDKK; encoded by the coding sequence ATGCCGAAAGTTATTGGAATTGACCTCGGAACCACCAATTCTTGCGTTGCGGTCATGGAAGGCGGAGAGGCTGTCGTCATTCCGAATTCTGAAGGAAACCGCACCACACCGTCCGTCGTTGGTTTTGCGAAGGATTCAGCGGAGCGTCTCGTCGGCGACGTCGCAAAGCGTCAAGCCATCACGAACCCAGACCGCACCGTGATTTCCATCAAGCGCCACATGGGCACTTCGCACAAGGAGTCCATTGACGACAAGGCCTATTCTCCGCAAGAGATATCGGCGATGATTTTGCAGAAGCTGAAAGCCGACGCAGAGGCATTCCTTGGCGAGCGCGTCACGCAAGCTGTCATCACAGTGCCTGCTTATTTCAGTGACAGCCAGCGCCAGGCAACGAAGGATGCAGGCAAGATTGCTGGTCTTGACGTGCTTCGAATCGTCAACGAACCGACCGCAGCTGCTTTGGCATACGGGCTCGACAAGGAAGGCGAGCATACTATTCTCGTCTTTGACCTTGGTGGCGGCACATTTGACGTGTCGATTCTCGAACTCGGTGACGGCGTGTTTGAAGTCAAGGCAACCAGCGGTAACAACCACCTTGGCGGTGACGATTTCGACCAACGGGTGATGGATTACCTGGCAGATTCCTTTAAGAAGGACACGGGCATCGACCTGCGCAATGACCGCATGGCGGTGCAACGTCTGAAAGATGCGGCTGAAAAGGCGAAGAAGGAACTGTCGTCGACCCTGACAACAACCATTTCTCTACCATTCATTTCAGCAGATGCAACCGGTCCGAAGCATCTTGAAGTCAGCCTGACACGGGCCAAGTTTGAAGAATTGACGAACGACCTGGTGGAATCCACACTCGGACCGACAAGGCAAGCGCTCAGCGACGCAGGTCTAAATGCATCACAGATTGACCGTGTGATTCTCGTCGGCGGATCGACCCGTATTCCTGCAGTCCAGGAAGCCATCAAGAAGTTGATTGGCAAAGAGGCGTCGAAAGGTGTGAACCCGGACGAAGTCGTAGCTGTCGGTGCCGCGATTCAGGCTGGTGTTTTGACGGGAGATGTCAAAGACGTTGTCCTCCTCGACGTAACTCCGTTGTCTCTCGGTATTGAGACGATGGGTGGCGTGTTCACCAGACTGATTGACCGTAACACCACCATCCCGACGTCGAAAAGTCAGGTTTTCTCGACGGCAGCGGACAACCAGACATCGGTTGAGATCCATGTGCTGCAAGGTGAGCGCGAGATGGCGGCAGGCAACAAGACCCTTGGCCGTTTCACCCTTGGCGACATTCCACCAGCACCGCGCGGTGTGCCGCAGATTGAAGTTTCATTTGACCTGGACGCAAACGGTATTGTGAATGTCTCGGCGAAAGACCTTGGGACCGGCAAGAGCCAGCGAATCACGATTACTTCGTCAAGCGGCCTAGGTAAGGATGAGATTGACCGCATGATGAAGGAAGCGGAACTGAACGCCGAGGAAGACAAGAAGCGACGTGAACAGGTCGAGATTCGCAACCAGGCAGACCAACTGCTTTATCAGACCGAGAAGACCCTGAAAGACCTCGGCGACAAGGTAGACAGCGAGCTGAAACAGGAAGCGGAAGACAAGCAAAAGGCACTGCGTGAAGTTTTGTCAGGCAGTGACACAGACGCCATCAAGAAGTCGTCGGACGAATTGACTGAGGTGTTGCATAAGCTGTCGACAAAGCTGTATGAACAGGCAGCGGGCGCAGAGGGTGCGAACCCTGGCGCCGACAGCGGAGCGAAGAAGGACGACAACGTCGTTGACGCCGATTACAACGAAGTAAACGACGACAAGAAATAA
- the hrcA gene encoding heat-inducible transcription repressor HrcA yields MLTPRQKLILSAIVENYVRSAEPVGSRTLSKNQDFHLSPATIRNEMSDLEELGFLDQPHTSAGRIPSQKGYRYYVDHLQPSLDLDSATVRALRDLFRQRMDEMERVVQQTSVVLSQLTQYTAIVLGPQVNHEKIHHIQLIPIGHNKAVAILVTDTGRVSNRQVQLSEDISSDEVARMVELLNNRLHGASMTRLKSSVYRELSTEMANTLEHYEDAIALLDEIGKVPDVDGSRVYVGGAMQMLDQPEFRDVDKVRPLLEMLERADSFGLGRVVTMNSPGIQVRIGLENNNPTLQDCTVISAAYTAAGQPVGSIGIIGPTRMNYGRVIQILDLVSQALTDTMTERLSGNSS; encoded by the coding sequence GTGCTGACACCGAGACAAAAACTGATTCTGAGTGCAATTGTCGAGAATTATGTGCGGTCTGCGGAACCGGTCGGATCACGGACGTTGTCTAAGAACCAGGACTTCCATTTGAGTCCGGCTACGATTCGCAATGAAATGTCAGACCTTGAAGAGCTGGGCTTTCTCGATCAACCTCATACCTCCGCTGGACGCATTCCGTCACAAAAGGGGTATCGGTACTATGTAGACCATCTCCAGCCAAGTTTGGATTTGGACTCGGCGACAGTGCGCGCTTTGAGAGACTTGTTCCGGCAGCGCATGGATGAAATGGAGCGCGTCGTTCAACAGACATCTGTCGTGTTGTCACAACTGACTCAGTACACGGCGATTGTGCTTGGTCCTCAGGTGAATCATGAAAAGATACACCATATCCAGCTCATCCCGATTGGCCACAACAAAGCAGTGGCGATACTGGTGACAGATACAGGTCGTGTCAGCAATCGGCAGGTTCAGTTGTCTGAAGACATTTCTTCGGACGAAGTTGCAAGAATGGTAGAACTGTTGAACAACCGCTTGCACGGGGCATCGATGACGCGGCTAAAGTCCAGTGTCTATCGGGAACTCTCAACGGAGATGGCCAACACGCTTGAGCATTATGAAGATGCCATTGCGTTGTTGGACGAGATCGGCAAGGTACCTGATGTAGACGGTAGCCGAGTGTACGTGGGCGGGGCAATGCAGATGCTAGATCAGCCTGAGTTTCGCGACGTCGACAAGGTCCGACCGTTGCTCGAGATGTTGGAGCGGGCAGACAGTTTTGGACTCGGACGCGTGGTGACGATGAACAGCCCTGGAATTCAGGTGCGCATTGGTTTGGAAAACAACAACCCAACCCTGCAGGATTGTACCGTCATTTCCGCTGCCTACACAGCAGCGGGGCAACCAGTCGGCAGCATCGGCATCATTGGACCGACGAGGATGAACTATGGACGAGTGATTCAGATTCTCGATTTGGTTTCACAGGCCTTGACAGATACCATGACGGAGCGTTTGTCGGGCAATTCCAGTTAG
- the deoC gene encoding deoxyribose-phosphate aldolase — MKAKVDVERAAGGIVFRVRDGVRQILLIDDAYGHVSFPKGHLDKGESWEDAAIREVQEETGIEARILMPLSRIEYEISRGDKRVRKQVRLFLMEEIDEQDDPVTQVEEISKAYFVPFEEAERMHGAKGYPNWSFVLPKAAVLFDWHEQGLEERFRRLEADTEPAELNALWREAEPLVHRLINVTRSELAVIAPEWLGGLPEPQFGHLPKDIDVSAATLAGAIEHTLLKPEASCVSILNLCDEALEHQFRAVCVNPQHVDLVASTLAGSSTLPCVVVGFPLGATDVAALRAEAQAVVDAGAREVDMVIPIGSMREDDIFAVYQRVRAVTSVAEENQGVAVKAILEAHFLTYAQLAMASYVALAAGADFIKTSTGFAASGARIADVALMATIAGPRGVKAAGGVRSRLAAENFLRYGANRLGTSSGVALVRK; from the coding sequence GTGAAAGCAAAGGTTGACGTTGAACGAGCAGCTGGCGGGATTGTGTTTCGCGTTCGCGACGGGGTCCGGCAGATATTGTTGATTGACGATGCATACGGACACGTGAGTTTTCCCAAAGGTCACCTGGATAAAGGGGAGTCTTGGGAGGACGCGGCCATCCGTGAGGTGCAAGAAGAAACAGGCATCGAAGCGCGGATTTTGATGCCGTTGTCCCGGATTGAGTACGAGATTTCGCGAGGCGACAAGCGTGTCCGTAAGCAGGTGCGGTTGTTTCTGATGGAAGAAATCGACGAGCAAGACGATCCGGTGACTCAGGTTGAAGAGATTTCCAAAGCTTACTTTGTGCCATTTGAAGAGGCAGAGCGGATGCATGGTGCGAAAGGCTATCCCAATTGGTCCTTTGTGCTCCCGAAGGCCGCTGTACTCTTTGACTGGCATGAGCAGGGCTTGGAAGAGCGTTTTCGTCGTCTTGAAGCGGACACCGAACCCGCTGAGCTTAATGCGCTGTGGCGTGAAGCGGAACCGCTTGTACACCGCCTCATCAATGTCACCCGAAGCGAACTCGCTGTGATTGCACCAGAGTGGCTCGGCGGCCTTCCTGAACCACAGTTTGGACATCTGCCAAAAGACATCGATGTTTCGGCCGCCACACTGGCGGGTGCCATTGAACATACACTGCTGAAGCCAGAGGCAAGTTGTGTTTCGATTCTCAATCTGTGTGACGAAGCGCTCGAGCACCAGTTTCGTGCTGTGTGCGTCAATCCACAACACGTGGATTTAGTGGCGAGCACGTTGGCCGGCTCATCGACGCTGCCCTGCGTTGTCGTTGGCTTTCCGCTCGGGGCAACAGACGTCGCCGCTTTGCGCGCCGAGGCCCAGGCTGTCGTCGATGCTGGTGCGCGGGAAGTGGATATGGTTATCCCAATCGGATCGATGCGTGAAGATGACATTTTCGCGGTTTATCAGCGCGTGCGCGCCGTCACTTCCGTGGCTGAGGAAAATCAGGGGGTGGCTGTGAAAGCCATTCTTGAAGCCCATTTTCTGACTTACGCGCAATTGGCCATGGCGAGTTACGTCGCGCTGGCAGCAGGGGCTGATTTTATCAAGACTTCCACCGGCTTTGCAGCATCTGGCGCTCGTATCGCAGACGTAGCCCTGATGGCGACTATCGCCGGTCCGCGCGGTGTAAAAGCGGCAGGTGGCGTCAGGTCTCGCTTGGCTGCCGAAAATTTCCTGCGCTACGGCGCGAACAGGTTGGGCACAAGTTCCGGTGTGGCGCTGGTCCGGAAGTAA
- a CDS encoding GatB/YqeY domain-containing protein, protein MSLADQLSQDLKQAMKDKDKTRLSVVRMVRAAVKNKEIETGTPLTDDEVLTVFQKELKQRQDSLQAFLSAGRSDLTEAVQSEIAILHEYLPTQLSDEELKQVVSDTIAEVGASSKSDMGRVMSAVMPKVRGRADGKRVQQAVQSLL, encoded by the coding sequence ATGAGTCTGGCAGACCAGTTGTCACAGGACTTGAAGCAAGCGATGAAGGACAAGGACAAGACGCGGTTGTCAGTTGTCCGCATGGTGCGAGCGGCTGTCAAGAATAAGGAGATTGAAACCGGAACTCCCCTCACCGACGATGAGGTTCTTACGGTTTTTCAGAAGGAACTCAAGCAGCGCCAAGACTCCCTCCAGGCGTTTCTGAGTGCCGGACGGTCAGACCTTACAGAAGCTGTCCAGTCTGAAATCGCGATTTTGCATGAGTACCTGCCAACTCAATTGTCTGACGAGGAACTGAAGCAAGTGGTGAGCGATACGATTGCTGAAGTGGGAGCCAGCAGCAAGAGTGATATGGGTCGCGTCATGTCTGCCGTAATGCCGAAAGTTCGCGGTCGTGCGGACGGAAAGCGAGTGCAGCAGGCGGTGCAGTCTTTACTTTGA